In the genome of Pseudarthrobacter sp. IC2-21, one region contains:
- a CDS encoding exonuclease SbcCD subunit D: MRLLHTSDWHLGRSFHGVGMLDAQRAFVDQLVTAVSAQGIDVVLIAGDVYDRALPGVDVVGLLDDALVRLSGAGATVVLTSGNHDSAIRLGFASRLLERGGVHLRTRLADLDQPLILPLEPDGEAQGAVLAFYGIPWLEPRLVADQLGAEPASHFAVTRAATDRIRADLARRSAQGPVHSVVLAHTFASGGISSDSERDLSIGGVGAVPLDLFDDFSYTALGHLHGRQTLSPTVRYSGSPLAYSFSEANHVKGSWIIDVGPEGVTGIAELSWEAPRKLAVLRGGIAELLESGDHTWAEDAYCQITLTDAQRPGQAMERLRARFPDTLVLGFDPQGGTARASANYSTRLAEARDDLAVCCGFLDHVRGRDADEAEQLALTAALDNVRLREASL; this comes from the coding sequence TTGCACACATCGGACTGGCATTTGGGCCGGTCCTTCCACGGCGTCGGAATGCTGGACGCCCAGCGGGCATTCGTCGATCAGCTCGTCACAGCTGTCTCGGCGCAGGGGATTGACGTTGTCCTGATCGCCGGTGATGTCTATGACCGCGCACTGCCCGGCGTGGACGTTGTGGGCCTGCTGGATGACGCCCTGGTCCGGCTGAGCGGGGCCGGCGCCACTGTGGTCCTGACCAGCGGCAACCACGACTCCGCCATCCGGCTGGGTTTCGCCTCCCGCCTGCTTGAACGCGGCGGCGTGCATCTGCGGACCAGGCTGGCTGACCTGGACCAGCCCCTGATCCTGCCTTTGGAACCGGACGGTGAGGCTCAGGGCGCCGTTCTGGCCTTTTACGGCATTCCGTGGCTGGAGCCGCGGCTCGTTGCGGATCAGCTCGGTGCCGAGCCGGCCAGCCATTTTGCTGTCACGCGCGCCGCTACGGACCGAATCCGGGCGGACCTCGCCCGGCGCAGCGCACAGGGACCGGTCCACTCGGTGGTCCTCGCCCATACGTTCGCCAGCGGCGGTATCAGCTCGGACAGCGAGCGGGACCTCAGCATCGGGGGAGTGGGCGCGGTCCCGCTGGATCTGTTCGATGACTTCAGTTACACGGCTTTGGGCCACCTGCACGGACGCCAGACCTTGTCCCCAACAGTCAGGTATTCGGGTTCGCCCCTGGCCTATTCGTTCTCCGAGGCCAACCATGTCAAGGGAAGCTGGATTATCGACGTCGGCCCGGAGGGCGTCACCGGCATCGCGGAACTGTCGTGGGAGGCCCCGCGGAAGCTGGCTGTCCTGCGCGGCGGCATCGCCGAACTTCTTGAGTCCGGGGATCACACCTGGGCCGAGGACGCTTACTGCCAGATTACGCTGACCGACGCGCAGCGTCCCGGGCAGGCCATGGAGCGGTTGCGGGCACGCTTTCCGGACACCCTGGTCCTGGGTTTTGATCCGCAGGGCGGCACCGCCAGGGCGTCGGCAAACTACAGCACCCGGCTTGCCGAGGCCCGGGACGACCTCGCCGTCTGCTGCGGCTTCCTGGACCACGTCCGCGGCCGTGACGCCGATGAGGCCGAGCAGTTGGCGCTCACGGCGGCGCTGGACAATGTGCGGCTCCGGGAGGCATCGCTGTGA